One part of the Spirochaetota bacterium genome encodes these proteins:
- a CDS encoding MarR family transcriptional regulator, translating into MSTKSLDENIVALLDKISDIRRALLWKISEEYSLTPLQIQILKLVKNCYVARPVTPTNIVKDLYVSKATASSALKTLLDKELVIKHYDESDNRSYYLTLTKKAERLLRHIDSATYNISQYISQVPVFDKKIAFKVLTQLVTAMQNDGAIDYIALCIHCEHCTQISTLTFRCQLTGRNFEYDGINVGCCNFSDRKAM; encoded by the coding sequence GATAAAATTTCTGATATCAGGCGAGCACTTTTGTGGAAAATATCGGAAGAATATAGCCTTACACCGTTGCAGATTCAGATTTTAAAGCTTGTTAAAAACTGTTATGTTGCCAGGCCAGTTACACCAACTAATATAGTAAAAGATTTATATGTGAGCAAAGCAACTGCAAGCAGTGCATTGAAGACATTGCTGGATAAAGAACTGGTGATCAAACACTACGATGAAAGTGATAACAGGAGTTATTATTTAACACTTACAAAAAAAGCTGAAAGGCTTTTGCGCCACATTGACAGTGCTACATATAACATTTCTCAATATATTTCACAGGTGCCAGTTTTTGACAAAAAGATTGCTTTTAAAGTGCTTACACAACTGGTGACTGCAATGCAGAATGATGGTGCAATTGATTACATTGCATTATGCATTCATTGTGAGCATTGCACCCAAATATCAACACTTACATTTCGGTGTCAATTAACCGGCAGAAATTTTGAGTATGATGGTATTAATGTTGGATGCTGTAATTTTTCTGATAGGAAGGCAATGTAA
- a CDS encoding nitrous oxide-stimulated promoter family protein: MVSGDNSIKHDVVVLGKFIQIYCNGKHNAPRTKVVATGKIGRYVNGLNLELCDECKKLLLYAASKRIICPYDPKPACKDCTTHCYAEPNRSMIREVMRYSGMRMIFKGSVSYIKKFL, from the coding sequence ATGGTATCAGGGGATAATTCAATAAAACACGATGTAGTAGTTTTGGGGAAGTTTATTCAGATATATTGTAATGGAAAGCATAACGCCCCGCGAACGAAAGTTGTTGCTACTGGTAAAATTGGTAGGTATGTTAATGGGCTAAACCTGGAATTATGTGATGAGTGTAAAAAATTATTGCTGTATGCAGCAAGCAAGCGTATTATATGTCCATACGATCCAAAACCTGCCTGCAAAGACTGCACCACTCATTGCTATGCCGAACCAAATAGATCGATGATTCGTGAGGTTATGCGCTATTCGGGTATGCGGATGATATTTAAGGGGAGTGTTTCGTATATTAAAAAGTTTTTGTAA
- a CDS encoding DUF438 domain-containing protein — MSEFLSDMGQKKELLKSMIKKLHDGADVAEMKSLFKKEFGNVMPHQISMLEEELIKEGMPADEVHRLCQLHIDLFRESIDAGRVDVPQGHPLYILYSEHSKLLDFAQQLVESATNLMDKPDSKILARIQQLIEFFKESSMHYLREENVLFPVLEKYGVTQPPKIMWMEHDNIRAIEKEMYNTADALAKGITGELSHTLHIKSIQLSETLADHFYKENNILFPTSYKFFNDDDWKLVKQEFDEIGYMSYSPVTEKVTGVSSAKFESGIIELETGKLSIEQLEAMLDTMPVDFTFIDKNDVVCYFNNAPDRIFVRSKAVIGRTVQNCHPDKSIHVVNRLLDEMKQGKRQKAEFWITLNNRLIYITYYAVRKNGEYIGCLEVTQDITDIQKITGQKRLLD; from the coding sequence ATGAGCGAATTTTTGAGTGATATGGGACAAAAGAAAGAACTATTAAAATCAATGATTAAAAAGTTGCATGATGGTGCAGATGTTGCAGAAATGAAGTCACTTTTTAAAAAGGAGTTTGGAAATGTAATGCCGCACCAAATTAGCATGTTAGAGGAAGAACTGATAAAAGAAGGGATGCCAGCAGACGAGGTACACAGGCTGTGTCAACTTCATATTGATCTTTTTAGAGAATCAATTGATGCAGGCAGGGTGGATGTACCACAGGGTCACCCTTTATATATACTGTATTCAGAGCATAGTAAACTTCTTGATTTTGCACAACAGTTAGTTGAAAGCGCTACAAATTTAATGGATAAACCTGATAGCAAAATATTAGCACGCATTCAGCAACTTATAGAATTCTTTAAAGAATCATCGATGCACTATTTACGAGAAGAAAATGTTCTTTTCCCGGTGCTGGAAAAATACGGAGTAACACAACCACCAAAGATAATGTGGATGGAGCATGACAACATACGGGCAATTGAAAAAGAAATGTACAATACAGCTGATGCACTAGCAAAAGGCATTACAGGGGAACTATCGCACACATTACACATAAAGAGTATACAGCTTTCAGAAACACTAGCAGATCACTTCTATAAGGAAAATAATATCTTATTCCCAACTTCGTATAAATTCTTTAATGATGATGATTGGAAGCTTGTGAAACAGGAATTTGATGAAATTGGATATATGTCGTATAGCCCGGTAACTGAGAAAGTGACAGGTGTTTCATCTGCAAAATTTGAATCAGGAATCATTGAGCTTGAAACAGGAAAACTTAGTATAGAGCAGCTTGAAGCTATGCTTGATACCATGCCTGTTGATTTTACATTTATTGACAAAAATGATGTAGTATGCTACTTTAACAATGCTCCTGACCGAATTTTTGTACGTTCAAAGGCAGTGATTGGGCGTACGGTGCAGAACTGCCATCCAGATAAAAGCATTCATGTGGTTAACCGATTGCTTGATGAAATGAAACAGGGCAAGCGCCAAAAAGCAGAATTTTGGATTACGTTGAATAACCGATTAATTTATATCACCTACTACGCAGTGCGTAAGAACGGTGAATATATTGGGT